The DNA window TCGGTGTGGCACGGGTGCTGATCGCCGACATGGAGGCGGACGGGCTGGTCCGCGTCTACCAGCCGCAGCTTGAGGCGGGCCTGCCCGATCGCGGCCTGCTCGAAAGGGTTCTCAGTGGACTTCGGAGGCTCTAGCAGCGGGCTCACCTCGACGAAGATCGTGGTGGCCGGCGGTTTCGGGGTGGGCAAGACCACGTTCGTCGGCGCGGTCTCCGAGATCATGCCGCTCACCACCGAAGCGGTGATGACCGAGGCGTCGCAGGGCATCGACGACCTGAAGCACACGCCCGGCAAGACCACCACCACGGTGGCGATGGACTTCGGCCGGCTCTCGCTCGACCGCGACCTGATCCTCTACCTGTTCGGCACGCCGGGCCAGCACCGGTTCTGGTTCATGTGGGACGACATCGTGCGCGGCGCCATCGGGGCGGTCGTGCTGGTCGACTCGCTGCGCCTGGCCGACGCCTTCCCCGCGATCGACTACTTCGAGGAGTCGGGGCTCCCGTTCGTCGTCGGGCTCAACGGCTGGAACGGCGAGTTCCCGCACGTCGAGCACGAGGTGCGGGAGGCGCTGACGCTCTCGGCCCACGTGCCGATCGTGCGGACCGACGCGCGCGACCGGCAGGCGGTCAAGAACACCCTGATCACGCTGGTCGAGCACGCCCTCGCCGCGCGCGCCCGCTGACTACCCCTGGGCCGCCCACCAGTAGGCCGCGACCAGCTCGGCCACCAGCGTCTCGGTGAGCAGCGCCACGTCCCGGTCGTCGTCGTGCGCGTAGCGGACGGCGGCCGCGGCGTCCTTGACCTCGCCGCCGACGCTGACCACCGTGGAGCCGCGCTGCCGCACCCAGTCCATGGCCTGCTCGTCGTAGCGGGAGCCGGGGAAGAGCAGGGCGCGGTAGTCGAGGGTCTTGGTGAGGTAGACGTCCACGTGCGACCAGTCGCCGCTCTCGCAGGCGTCGGCCGCGCGGCGCGGGCCCTCCCGCAGCATGAGCGCCGACTGCTCGGCCGACGACAGCCGCTCGGCGGGGGCGACCGTGTAGACGCCGTGCGGGCCGTCCAGCAGCTCCATGGTCAGCGGCAGCCACTCGTCCCTGCGGTCGAGCAGGTCGGCGGTGGCCTCGGCGGTACGGCCGAGCAGCCCGGCCAGGTCCAGGGGCCGCCCGGTGAGCCGGCTCTCCAGCGCCAGCAGCAGCGCCAGGGTGTGCTGGAAGGTACGGCAGGCCACGCCGCCGCGCTCCTCGCCGGCGTGCATGGGGATGGTCAGGCGGGACCGCGCGGCCAGCTCGGAGCCCGGCCGGTTGGTGAGGGCCGCGACGAAGGCGGGGCCGCCCGCGTAGCGGTCCACGGCGTCCAGGGTCTCCCTGCTGCCGCCGGTGGCCGAGATCGGGATCACCAGGGTGTCCGGCGTGGCCGGGTACGTCGCCGCCGCCGAGGCGTAGTCGGCGTAGGCGTCCACGCCGGCGGCGCGCAGGCGCAGCGCCGCGACCCCGGCCGCGTACCGCGAGCTGCCCATGCCGAGGAACAGCACCCGGCGCGGGTTCGCGGGCAGCTCCGCGAAGGGGTCGGCGGCGGCGAGCGCGGCGGTCAGGCCCTCCAGGGCGGCGGGCTTGGACTCCAGGTCGGCCAGGTAGAGCTCGGAATTCACGACGGGTTCTCCTCGGTGTACCAGGTGCGCAGGACGCCCATGGGGGCGTAGCGCCAGCGGGGCAGGTGGCGGGCGGCGTAGATCAGCTCGCGGCACTCCTGCTCGATCTCGAACGGGCGGATCAGGCCCTCGTCCAGCAGGTCGGGTCGGCCGCGCGCGGCCAGGCGGGCGCGGTAGGCGGCGAGCAGGCCCGCGCGGGCGCGGGCGGCCCAGGCGGCGGCCCGCTCCGGCGGCGTGCCGCGGCGCTTGATCGCGACCTGGGCCACGTGCTCCAGGCTGGTGGTGAGCTGGGCGACGTCGCGGGCGGCGGGCTGGCAGGGGTCGGCGTCGGTCACCGTGGGGTTGCCGTCGAAGTCGATGACCGCGTAGCCGTCGCGCCACCGGAGGATCTGGCCCACGTGCAGGTCGCCGTGGATGCGGATGAGGGGCGAGGCGATGGGCGCGTCGAGGGGTTCGAGCTCGTGCCTGAGCCGGTCGGCGTGGGCGGCCAGCCACTGCCCGTCCTCGCCGCCGGTGAGCTCCAGCGCCTCGGCCAGCGCCCCCGCGGCCCGCACGGCGGCGGGGGAGGGCAGCTCGGCCGCCGCGGTGAGGGGGAGGGTGGACAGGGCGAGGTGCAGGTCGGCGGCCAGGCGGCCGAGGTCGGCGGCGAACGCCGTGCCGCCCGACTCGGCCTCGTCCACGCACCACTCCCAGCCGTCCCTGGCCTCGGGAAGGTAGCCGGTGGCGAGGGCGAGCAGGCACTCGCGGCCGTCGACAGGGCCGGTCAGAGCGGCGTAAGGAGGAGCTGTGTCGTTGAATCCGGCCTCAACGAGATGGGAGAGGATCTCCGGGGTGGGATGGGGCAGCGGGACGGGCGGGGTGAGCCACTTGACGACCACCTTCTCGGCCACCACGACCGAGTAGTTGGTCTGGTCCACGTGGGGGCCGAAGTCCCGTTCGCGTGGGACCCCGATGTGGAGACGTCCCGGGTCGTGCGAGAGGGTGGGCAGCGGCAGGAACCTGCGCACGCCGAAAGGCGGCGGGACCTCCCCCTCCAGCACGGTGAGAAGCGCGGCGGTGAACCCGCGGTCCCGTGCGGTAAGGGGTTTCTCACCGAGAGAGACCAACCTCTGCGCTATTGAATCCCAATTCAACTGGTAGACCAAACTTCCAGGTAGCAATGTGACGAAAAGTCTTGCTCATGTTGATTCGTGCTGCAACACTCCTACCCTGGTCTGCTGTGTCCGGTAAGGTCGCGCGACCCCTCGTACATCGCACATCAAGAAGGAGTAGCGGCCGTGTCCCGTATCCGGTTCACCCGTCGTCTTCCGGCCGCCGTCGCGGTGGCCGGCCTCGCGCTTGCCGTCGCGGCGTGCGGCGGTGAGTCGTCGACCAGCTCAGACGGCGCGACCGCGGCGGCTGCCGAACAGCTCAAGCCCAACGCCGACCTGTCGAAGCAGTCGCTCCAGGTCACCGTATGGGACGGCTACACCCCGAAGGAGCTGCCCGAGAAGGCCAAGGAGAAGCTGAAGGTCTCCGACGTCAAGATCGGCCTGCACGCCACCAACGAGGAGGCGATGGCCAAGCTGACCGCCTCCGGCGACAGCGGCATCGACGTGGCCTTCGTCTCCGGCCAGTACGCCCAGGCGCTCAACGAGCAGGGCCTGCTGGAGCCCATCCACGCCGAGCTGGTCCCCAACCTGGCCAACCTCTACCCGGAGGCCGGCCAGCTCTCCTACGACAAGGGCAACAAGTACTCGGTGCCCTACACCTGGGGCACCACCGGCATCTGCTACCGCAGCGACCTGGTGAAGGCCGAGCCCACCAGTTGGAACGATCTGCTCAAGCCCCCGGCCTGGGCCGACAAGAAGGTCACCATGATGACCACCGAGCGCTGGCTGGCCCTGCCCGCGCTCAAGTCCCTCGGCTTCTCGGTCAACACCGACAAGGACGAGGAGATCGCCAAGGCCAAGGAGCTGCTGGTGGCGGCCAAGCCGCACCTGCTCGCCTACGACGACACGACGTTCGGCGACAAGTTGGTGTCCGGCGAGGCCGTGATGGTCGAGGCGTGGGACGGCTGGTGCCCGACGACCGAGAAGAACATCAAGTTCGTCGTGCCGAAGGAGGGCAGCGACCTCTGGGTGGACACCATGGTGATCATGAAGTCCTCCAAGAACAAGGAGGCCGCGCACGCCCTGATCAACTACATCCTCGACCCCGAGATCCACAGCTGGGCCGCCGAGAACATCAACTACAAGGTGCCGAACAAGGCCGCCATGGAGCGGGTCAAGGCCCCCGAGGGCTCGCTGCTCGGCGTCAAGCCCGCCGAGCTGCTCGACGGTGAGTCCATCATCGACCTCGGCCAGGCGTCCACCAAGTACACCCGGCTTTCCAGCGAAGTCACGGCGCAGTCGTAGTCAGTGCAGTGAAGTCTGAGGCAAAGGCCCGGCCGGCGCCCCGCGTGCGGGGTCGCCGGCTGGGCGCATTCGTTTTCCTGTCACCCGGACTGACCTACCTGGTGGTGCTGCTGCTGGTGCCGCTCGGCCTGGTGCTGAGCTACACGGTCTTCCAGCGCGGGCGCTTCGGCGGCGTGGTGTACGAGTTCACCACCGAGAACTTCACCCGCCTGATCGACCCCCTCTACCTCGGCGTGGTCGGCGACTCCCTGCGCATCGCGGGACTGACGACGCTGATCGCGCTGCTGGTCGGCTATCCGACGGCGTACCTGATCGCGCAGCTCCCCTCCAGGTGGAAGACGCTCGCGCTGGTCGCGGTCGTGCTGCCGTTCTGGACGAACTTCATCATCCGGGTCTACGCCTGGATCATGCTGCTGAGCGGGCCCGGGCTGGTCAACAGCGCGCTCGGCAAGCTGGGGCTGGGGCCGTACGAGCTGCTCTACCACGAGGGGACGATCGTCACCGGGTTGCTGTACTCGTACCTGCCGCTGATGGTGCTGCCGCTGTACGCCGCCATCGAACGGCTGGACCCGCAGCTCCGCGAGGCGTCGGCCAACCTGGGGGCCTCGGCGTTCACCACGTTCCGCAAGGTCACGCTGCCGCTGAGCGTGCCGGGCGTGCTGTCCGGCTGCCTGTTCGTGTTCGTGCCGAGCTTCGGCAACTTCGTCATCCCCGAGATGCTGGGCGGCAACAAGTCGACCATGGTGGGCAACCTCATCCGCGACCAGTTCCTCAAGGCGCGTGACTGGCCGTTCGGCTCGACGCTGGCGCTCGCGCTCATCGCGGTGCTGGTCGCGCTGCTGGTCGTACAGGCATGGGCGGCGCGCCGTGCGTAGGTCCAAGCTCCTGTACGTCCCGTTCTGGGCCACGTACGCCTTCCTGTACCTGCCGATCCTCGTGCTCGTCGTGATGTCGTTCAACGCCGGCGACTCGGCCTACACCTACGAGGGCTTCAGCCTCAAGTGGTACGGCGAGCTGGCCGGCGACGAGCGCATCAGGACCGGCCTGCTCAACACGCTCGTCGTGGCCACGGGCTCCACCGTCATCGCCACCGTGCTCGGCACGCTGCTCGCGGTCGGCCTGGCCCGCTTCACCCGGTCGAAGACGCTGGACGCGCTCGCGCTGATGCCGGCCGTGCTGCCCGACCTGGTGCTCGCCATCGGGCTGCTGGTGTTCTACAGCGCCATCCAGCTCACGCTCGGCCTGTACTCGGTGACGCTCGCGCACGCGCTGTTCTCGATGGCGTTCGTCGCGGCGGTGGTCCGCACCCGGCTCACGGGGGCCGACACCTCGCTGGAGGAGGCTTCGCGCGACCTCGGCGCCGGGCCGGTGGTCACCTTCATGCGGGTCACGTTGCCGCAGCTCACGCCCGGGATCGTGGCCGGTGCGCTGCTGGCGTTCACGCTGTCGCTCGACGAGTTCGTGATCGCCTTCTTCACGATCGGCAACGCGGAGCCGACGCTGCCGATCGTCATCTACTCAATGGTTCGTTTCGGGGTGACCCCGAAGATCAACGCGCTGGCCGCGATCCTGCTCCTGGTGAGTTTCACCGCGGTGATCGCCGGTCAGCGGATGACCAGGATCGGGGAGTCACGTGCTCAAGATTGACGGCGTCTCCCGCAGCTTCGGGAGCGTCACCGCGCTGGACGACGTCTCGCTCCAGATCGAGCAGGGCGAGTTCTTCGCCCTGCTCGGCCCCTCGGGCTGCGGCAAGACCACGCTGCTGCGCATCATCGCCGGGTTCGAGACGCCCGACAGCGGTCAGGTCATGCTCGACGGCGAGGACCTGCTGTCCAAGGCGCCCAACCGGCGGCCGATCAGCCTCATGTTCCAGTCGTACGCGCTGTTCCCGCACATGACCGTGGCCAAGAACGTGGCCTACGGGCTGGAGCGCGAGCGCCTGCCCCGGCAGGAGATCAGGCAGCGGGTCGGCGAGGTGCTGGAGACGGTCGGGCTGTCGGCGCACGCCGGCCGCAAGCCCGCGCAGCTCTCCGGCGGCCAGCGGCAGCGGGTGGCGCTGGCGCGTTCCATCGTCAAGCGGCCCCGCCTGCTGCTGCTCGACGAGCCGCTGTCGGCCCTGGACAAGAAGGTCCGCGCTGACATGCAGCTCGAACTGAAGCGGCTGCAGCACGAGGTCGGCATCACCTTCGTGGTCGTCACGCACGACCAGGAGGAGGCGATGTCGCTGGCCGACCGCATCGCGGTGTTCGACACGGGCCGGGTGCGCCAGGTGGACGAGCCCGTGGCGCTCTACGAGCGGCCGAGGACGCCGTTCGTGGCCGACTTCGTCGGCGCCAACAACCTCTTCCGCGGCCTCGCCAGCGGGCTCGACGCGGTCCGCAGCGAGGAGTTCGGCATGCTGGCGGGCACCCCGCTGGAGGAGCTGGAGGCCGACACGCCCGCGCTGCTCGCGGTGCGGCCCGAGCGGGTCGAGCTGGCCGACGAGAGCGCCGTCAGGGGCCTGGCGGGCAGCGTCGTGGACGTCAGCTTCTACGGCGGCGTCTCGCACGTCTCCGTGGACGTCCCCGGCCACCCCAAGCCCGTCCTGGCGGCCGTCCAGGGGGCCAGCACGGTGCGGCCCGGGGCCAAGGTCAAGGTGCGCTGGAACGCCGAGGACGCCGTCATCATGGCGGACCCTCAGTGAGCGAGCTCGTTGCCGGTCGCCGCCCGCGCGTACGACAGGATCAGCTCGGCGGCCTCGGCGGGCCCGATCACCGGGTGCCGTGCGGTGATGCGGTAGCCGTAGGCGTCCTCCAGCGCCACCAGGTTGCGCGCGATCGACAGCGAGTCGGCGGCCAGCCTGAAGACGCCCAGCGCCGCCCCGGTGTCGAGGATCGCCTGGTACATCGACACCTGGCGGTCGTAGAGCGAGGTGAGCAGGACGCCGTAGACGCGGTTGCGGCCGGCGGCGCCGCCCAGCTCGTTGAGCAGGCGCACGTCGGGGTCGAGCGGCCCGGTCGGCAGCCCGGAGCGGATCGTGACGACCAGCTTCTCGGCCGGGTCGGTGAAGTCGGCGAGGCGGCGCAGGCGCTGCTCGTAGAAGCGCTCCATCCCGGCGTGCTGCGCCTCGACCAGCAGCTCGCCGAGGTCGGGGTAGTGGTAGAGCACGGCTCCCGAGGTGAGCCCCGCCTCCTCGGCGACGTGCGAGAGCTGCACGCCGTCGATGCCGTGGCGGATGATGGCTTTGCGCGCGGCCTCGATCAAGTCGATGCGCCGGTCACTCCGGCTTTTACGCTGAGCCACCCTCACCACCTTCACTCGTTGGGCTCCCGTTCAGTTAGCCGTGACCATAGTGCCCGTTACTTGACCATCACGCCAGCCACGTTTTGAATTAGCCTTCAACTCTTCGAATCCCTCTCCTCGGAGTTCCGATGTCACTCACGTTCTTGTTCATGCCGGAAAGCGCGTACGGCCCCACCAACAACTCCATCGGGATCGGCGACATTCTCCGCCGCCGCGGCCACCGCGTCGTCTTCGCCGCCGAGTCGTCCTGGAAGGGCAAGCTGGAGGCCCTGGGCTTCGAGGAGGACCTGGTCGACCTCGCCCCGCCGTCCGAGAACGCCGAGGAGCAGGACCCGGGCCAGTTCTGGAAGGACTTCATCCGCGACACGGCCCCGGAGTACCGCAAGAGCACCAAGGAGCAGCTCGACACGGTCACCAGGCCGATCTGGGGCGAGCTCATCGACGGCGCGAAGTACTGCGAGCCGCAGCTCAAGGCCATCATAGAGCGGGTCGACCCGGACGTGATCATCGAGGACAACGTGATCACCTTCCCTGCGCTCCTGACGGCGGGCAAGAAGTTCGTCAGGATCGTCTCCTGCCAGCCGCTGGAGGTGCGCGGCGCCGACGTCCCGCCGGTCTTCTCGGGCCTGCCCGCCGACGACCGCAGCGAGTGGGACGACTTCCGCGCCGAGTACGACCGCACCCACCGCGAGCTGTGGAGCGCCTACAACGAGTGGTGCGTCGAGCAGGGCACGGCCCCGCTGCCCGACCTCGACTTCATCCACGAGGGAGACCTGAACCTCTACGTGTACCCGGAGATCCTGGACTACACCGACCGCCGCCCGCTGGGCCCGTCCTGGCACCGCCTCGACTCCTCGGTCCGCGAGACCGACGAGGACTTCACGCTGCCCTTCGAGCGCCGGCCTGACACCGCCCTGATCTACTTCTCGCTCGGCTCGCTCGGCTCGGCCGACGTCGGCCTGATGCAGCGCGTGATCGACGTGCTGGCCACCACCCCGCACCAGTACATCGTCTCCATGGGCCCGCTGCACGAGGAGATCAAGCTCGCCGGCAACATGTGGGGCGCGGAGTTCCTGCCGCAGACTAAGATCGTCCCTCAGTGCGATCTGGTCATCACGCACGGCGGCAACAACACGACCACCGAGGCTCTGCACTTCGGCAAGCCGATGATCGTGCTGCCGCTGTTCTGGGACCAGTACGACAACGCCCAGCGGGTCTCCGAGCTGGGCTACGGTGTCAGGCTCTCGACCTACACCTTCGACGACGACGAACTCACGGGGGCGATCGACCGCCTGCTCGGCGACACCGAGCTGCGGGAGCGGCTCGCCGCCGCGGGTGAGGAGATCCGGCGTCGCGACGGCCTGCGCAGGGCCGCGGACCTGATCGAACAGCTCGGCCAGTAAGGACATGACCTTCCATGCGTGAACTGATCAACCCCGCCACCGGGCTCCCGTTCGCCGAGATCGCGGACACGCCGGTGGAGGGCGTGGCGCCGGCCGTGGCGGCCGCCCGTGCCGCCTACGCCGAGTGGTCCGAGACCACCCCGGCCGAGCGCGCCCGGCTGCTGCTGCGGCTGGCCGACCTCGTCGAGGCCGACGCCGAGGAGCTGACGAGGCTCGAAGTGGAGGAGACCGGCAAGCCGGCGGCGGTCTTCCGTGACGGCGAGCTGCCGTTCGCGGTGGACAACCTGCGCTTCTTCGCCGGGGCCGCCCGCTCGCTGGACGGCTCGGGCGCCGGGGTGTTCAGCTCCGGCTACACCTCGGTCATGCTGCGCCGCCCCGTCGGCGTGGTGGGGTCGATCTCGCCGTGGAACTTCCCGTTCATCATGGCCGTGTGGAAGGTCGGTCCCGCGGTGGCCGCGGGCAACGCCGTGGTGATCAAGCCGGCGCCGCAGACGCCGCGCACGACGATGCGCCTGGCCGAGCTGTTCGCGAAGGCGGGAGCCCCCGAAGGGCTCGTCCAGGCGGTGACCGGCGGCGCCGAGGTCGGCCAGGCGCTGGTCACCGACCCGGGCGTGGACATGGTCAGCGTCACCGGCTCCACGGAGACCGGCCGGGCGGTGATGACCGGCGCGGCGGCCACGCTCAAGCGGGTGCACCTGGAGCTGGGCGGCAAGGCGCCCGCGCTGGTCTTCGCGGACGCCGACCTGGCGGAGATGGCCCACGGCGTGGCGATGGGGGCGACGTACAACACCGGGCAGGACTGCACCGCGGCCACCCGCGTCTACCTCGCCCGTGAGATCTACGACGACGCCGTGGAGGCGCTACGGGCAACTCTTGCCGAAATCACCTACGGCGACCCCTGGGACCCGGCCACGGACATCGGCCCGCTGATCTCCGCGGCGCACCGGGAGCGCGTGCACGGGTTCGTGGAGCGTTCCGGCGGCCGGGTGCGGCACGGCGGCGCCCGGCCCGAGGGTCCCGGCTTCTACTACCCGCCCACGCTTGTGACGGATGTCGCACAGGACAGCGAGATCGTCCAGGGGGAGCTTTTCGGCCCGGTGCTCGTGGCGCTGCCGTTCGACGGCGAGGACGAGGCGGTCCGGCTGGCCAACGACACCCGCTACGGGCTCGCCTCGTCGGTGTGGTCGCGGGACGTCTCGCGGGCGATGCGCGTCGCGCACCGCCTCGACGTGGGCGTGACCTGGGTGAACGACCATCTGCCCATCGCCAGCGAGGCGCCGCACGGCGGGGTGAAGGGCAGCGGGTTCGGCAAGGACATGAGCCAGGAGGCGGTCCTGGAGTATTCGGTGACGCGGCACCTGATGGTGAAGCACGCGGCGCCCGCTGAGCGGGATTCGTTCCGGCCCGCCTGAAGACGCGTACGGCGAAATGCACCCTAAAGCTCTGCTTTGGGCGTGTTTGGTGGGATATGTTCGGTTGGCCGATCTGGTACGGACTGTGTTCCAATTACCCAGCCGGACGGAATCCCATGCGCCACACGCGTGTCTGATTTCTTTCGAGCACGTACCGGCGAGAGGTTGCGAGAGTCAGTGAGGACGGAAAACCCCAGGCATACGAAGTCGGGGGAGTACACAGGCGGCAGGTTCCGGCTGGCTAACTGGCGTGTGCGCTCCAGGCTGGTCGCTCTGATCCTCATCCCCACGGTCGTGGGCGTGCTCCTCGCCGGCATCCAGCTTGCCGACGCCATCGGGACCAGCGCCGAGTACCGGCGCCTGACCCAGGTCGCCGAGCTGGTCCAGAAGGTCGGCGCGCTCAACCACGAGCTCGCCAAGGAACGCACGCTCACCGCGTGGGCCGTCGCCACGGGCAACCGCGCCGGCCGCACGGTGCAGCTCAAGAACCAGCGGCAGGCCACGGACAAGGTCAAGGCGCAGGTGCTCACCGCCGCCGAGGCCATCGACGACTCCCACACCAACCGCGTCCGCGAGGGCGTGGCCGAGATGTCCCGCTGGCTCGACGGTCTCGACAGCCTCCGGACCTCGATGGTCGGGAACGTTCCCCCGCAGGCCTCCATCCGGACCTACACCACCATGATCGGCATCTTCTCGTCGATCCAGGCGGGTCTGGCCGACGGCGTCAACGACGACCGCCTCCAGCGGGACATCGCGGCGCTCGGCTCGCTGCAGTCGATGAAGGAGGAGATCTCGCGCCAGCAGATCATCCTCATCGTCGCGCTGGCCGAGCGGAAGCTGGACGGCGAGGCCCTCACCGAGTTCCTGGGCTCCTGGGACAAGCAGCAGGCCGCCCTGGCCTCCTTCGAGGCCGAGGCGTCCGCCGAGGACCTCAAGGCCTACCAGCAGGGCGTCAGGGGCCAGCAGATCGACCGCGCCGACTCCATGCGCCAGCGCGCGCTCGCCCAGATGCGCGAGTACAACCGGATCGGCGACCTCGACGTCACCACCCGCCGCGACCTCAACAACTGGTACGACAGCACCACGCTGACCGCCAACGCCATGCGCAAGGTCGAGGACAACCTGGCCACGAAGATCGTGACCACCACCCGCGAGCTGAGCGACAGCGAGCAGCGCAACGCCATCATCTCCGGCGCGATGATCCTCGTGCTGCTGCTCCTGGTCCTGGTCATCACCACCCGCGTGGCCGGCTCGCTGGTCCGCCCGCTGCGCCGGCTCCGCGCCGAGGCGCTGCAGGTGGCCACCACCCGGCTGCCCGAGACCGTCCGTGTGCTGCGCGAGTCCGGCGAGGGCGCGCAGGTGCCCGAGGTCCCGTCCATCGGCATCAACACCCGCGACGAGATCGGGGAAGTGGCGCGGGCCTTCGACGAGGTCCACCGCGAGGCGATCCGGCTGGCCGGCGACGAGGCCAAGCTGCGCGCCAACGTCAACTCCATGTTCGTCAACCTCTCCCGCCGCAGCCAGACGCTGGTCGAACGGCAGCTCCAGCTCATCGAAGGTCTGGAGCAGGGCGAGGAGGACGAGCAGCGGCTCGCCAACCTGTTCCGCCTCGACCACCTGGCCACCCGCATGCGGCGCAACAGCGAGAACCTCCTGGTCCTCGCCGGCCAGGAGGCCGCCCGCAAGTGGAGCGAGCCGGTGCCGCTGGTCGACATCGCCCGCGCCTCGCTGTCGGAGGTCGAGAGCTACGAGCGGGTCCAGATCTCGATCGCGTCCAGCACGCTGATCGTCGGCCCGGCCGTCACCGACGCCGTCCACCTGCTCGCCGAGCTGATCGAGAACGCCATCTCGTTCTCCCCGCGCGAGAGCAAGGTCACCGTGACCAGCACGCCCGCCGAGGGCGGCGTCCTGGTCACCATCAACGACCAGGGCATCGGCATGAGCCAGGAGGAGCTGGGCGAGGCCAACT is part of the Nonomuraea coxensis DSM 45129 genome and encodes:
- a CDS encoding sensor histidine kinase, with product MRSRLVALILIPTVVGVLLAGIQLADAIGTSAEYRRLTQVAELVQKVGALNHELAKERTLTAWAVATGNRAGRTVQLKNQRQATDKVKAQVLTAAEAIDDSHTNRVREGVAEMSRWLDGLDSLRTSMVGNVPPQASIRTYTTMIGIFSSIQAGLADGVNDDRLQRDIAALGSLQSMKEEISRQQIILIVALAERKLDGEALTEFLGSWDKQQAALASFEAEASAEDLKAYQQGVRGQQIDRADSMRQRALAQMREYNRIGDLDVTTRRDLNNWYDSTTLTANAMRKVEDNLATKIVTTTRELSDSEQRNAIISGAMILVLLLLVLVITTRVAGSLVRPLRRLRAEALQVATTRLPETVRVLRESGEGAQVPEVPSIGINTRDEIGEVARAFDEVHREAIRLAGDEAKLRANVNSMFVNLSRRSQTLVERQLQLIEGLEQGEEDEQRLANLFRLDHLATRMRRNSENLLVLAGQEAARKWSEPVPLVDIARASLSEVESYERVQISIASSTLIVGPAVTDAVHLLAELIENAISFSPRESKVTVTSTPAEGGVLVTINDQGIGMSQEELGEANWRLANPPVVDVSVSRRMGLFVVGRLALRHGIRVQLSQRETGGLSALVMMPDMLISGGVGVPQQGGQYEAFTSFDPSMFNQPAANGAQSAASQVLDTEWPGSLPAPGSTGTSWPSFGEQPSFGEQHSADQPSFDQPPFDQPRFGEQQPAAFGGDRPGPFDRAGFDQPPAATHGGPGVDEQRWPSFAEEPPAAARQEEQRWYSDDTARWPSFAEEPPAPAPQPQQPFAENRWPSFAEQPPPAQGDEPRWPSFATEPPKEQPDEASRWSSFADPLPRRGLFESVDRPRPAFGPDYVSPFAEDAKPADSYEQNGHSGFGAFSAGNYTSQDMTGPLPVVRNSPLEEQSEEFLPIFSSVGSDWFRRPEPEQPRQRLEPMEDEPEVTAVHPAIPADATAPPPVAPPAPAAAPPAATPPAASSSRSGLPQRRPGASGAGASWSSPADAGFQAAQAAAQPQQAGTTSSGLPRRVPKANLVPGTASLAEPQPTSPPPQISPERLRSRLSSFQQGVRQGRAFTRGEENEEDK